The Papaver somniferum cultivar HN1 chromosome 6, ASM357369v1, whole genome shotgun sequence genome segment TCTGGTCGCTGTACATGACAATTTCATAAAATGGGGCAAGGTGTTGCAAGAAAGCATCAACTCCTGGTCTTTTAAAGGTTTTCCAACCTCTCTCACGTTTCATGAAACCAGATTGCATTATCAGTTAGATGAAATGACCTTGGGAAGAACATTTACAACGAAGCACTTCTGCTTTTGGAACAGAATCACTTCAAAAATAGACGAATAAACAGAAGCTAATGAGTTTACACTAGAGTGTAAAGAGAAAAGACGACACCAATTGGTCTAGTGATTGAGAAGAAAATTACCGTCCGATCAGAATAGACCAGAGTCTCATTCAAATCCAAAACAAGTGTAAAGATCTGCTTCTCTTGAGGAGGTAAATCTGGAAGAAGCTTCTCAGAAGATGGTTCAGTGAACCCCTGGCGCCATTGTACGAGTAGATAAGAAAAACGAACTAGTTACATTGCTCAATCCAAAATAGGGTTTGGAGAATTGTACAAACCCGAACAtgttcttcaaatgttcttcttaAATCCAGATATAACTCAACGCTCTTAGCAGGAACTGAAATACCAAATACCACAAACTATTCAAGCAGCAACCAAAAGGAAAAGCAAAATAATCATAATACGAGGACTGAAACAACTTCTCAGTGGTAGTCTAAATGGACCCTATTACGGTATTAccgattaaaaaacaaaaaaaaaaggtgtaACTGGACCATGTCAAAGAGAATTAATCTAGAGAAGAAGAAGCTTATATATGCAAGACAATGAACAATTCGTACTAAGACGAGAATTACAGTATAAtggattagaagaagaaaaaacaccgCTATACATCACCATTTACCTGTTGTAGCAACTGAATAAAACAAACCCCCGAGCTTCTGTAAAGAGAGGAATGAATTCATATTAATGTTAGATGATAAACAAACGGACATTGTCATCAAATGCCAATACCAGAAAACATAAGTAACAATGCCATAATCccacatattacatatgtatcaGTAACACTGACCTCTAAAGAAGATGCATCGTCGCCAATGTTACGATTTGCCGATTCACGAAACGCCTTCGTCTTTATGTCTATTTCTTCTGAAGTATATGCTGGTTAAACAAGAAAAGAATTAGTTGTGTATTATGTCCATGTTAGATGAAATCTTCTACTTTAGATTTCAAAATTCTTCAATTAAAATGACATTCAGTTGTAAGATTTGCACTTTGTGAAATCGTAAGTGATAGGTTATCAAATTTAAGGAATTGGAGAAACAAACCGTAAGTAGCATAACCAACAGTTGCAGCAAGTCCAGTAAAAGCTCCAAAAATTCCATATTTAAGAATACCCCATGGCTTTTTCTCTGGAGTACTTACGGAGGAAATTGTGGGTTCCTTGGGAGAATTTGCAGAGGTACTTGAACTAAAGGGTTTACTGTTCTTAGAAAGATAGGATAGAATCCGAGACCGAACGATTCGAGACATTGTTAGTCTACTCTGTCTAGTTTCTCTCAGTGAGAGTGAGAAATGTTAGGGTTTAAGGACAGGGTGTCTAGATGTAAGATCTTGAGGTTTTTCTCTGTTAATGGATAGCGCAGTCCATCGCCGTTGGATGTGATGTTGGAGGACAGCTCTTAGCCGTCAGTGCGTTCCCGCGTGTTCGATGGATATATGCAGTAACTACGGTCACCATTTTCCAacgtaggaattacctatagatcctattatagtgttcttagttagtggcaggtccacccactaaagcccagtaaacagaggtccataattaagagaaaacataaaaatggacctaattttttaagcccGGGTCCTTACACGTGCGGGATAATTAATGCGAAATTTTAAAATACCACAAATAACCCTCCCTATTTAACAGGGATTATAAGCACGAGAAGAACATTAACCTTTCatattcgttttcttcttctctttcttctcattGCTGCTGCAAATGGATTCTGTACAGatccaaaaaaaattcttcaattttTCTCGTTTCTATCAaatcaatgtttattttagggtttcacgATCGAATCGTTGTTGTGTTTGATTACGCTTTTCTATCTccatgtttgatttgatgattatttaccagatctagatgaataatcatatttttttgttcatttcatttttagatttacttaTACCACTTccattttgttggttttagatgtgtttcagtttgtttttgtatatgaagcaacaatacgtatatcccgtactgacagaaactcaatttattaagaagaagaagaagatgatgatgatgcatcgttatgatttacgacgagaagATTTGTTTGTGTTTCCGGGTAtgttttttaatcattttttttgattattttgttcgtttttcttcatttgattttttttccgattgtattatgaagatcaaatcgattttcatgatgctattatgtttttaggtttgatacagtttgcttttgtgtatgaattgacagtacgtatacgacgtactgatacaaaattcgtatgattcggttatattcaaatttttgccattttttttggttcgatctatgagtacgtatgtgagtactgaaatatgtgctttgattcggttatattcagagtttttccattgtttttgggttcgatccatgagtacgtatgtgtaatactgaaatatgtgctttgattcggttatattcaaaagttttccactgtttttgggttcgatccatgagtaagtatgtgtaatactgaaatatgtgctttgattcgtttATATTTCTGAGTTTTGCTATTGTTTttgggtttgatccatgagtatgtatgtgtaatactgaagtatgtgctttgattcagttatatgcat includes the following:
- the LOC113288153 gene encoding mitochondrial import inner membrane translocase subunit TIM50-like; the encoded protein is MSRIVRSRILSYLSKNSKPFSSSTSANSPKEPTISSVSTPEKKPWGILKYGIFGAFTGLAATVGYATYAYTSEEIDIKTKAFRESANRNIGDDASSLEKLGGLFYSVATTVPAKSVELYLDLRRTFEEHVRGFTEPSSEKLLPDLPPQEKQIFTLVLDLNETLVYSDMKRERGWKTFKRPGVDAFLQHLAPFYEIVMYSDQMSTYVDPIIERLDQKGCIRYRLSRSATRYQEGKHYRDLSKLNRDPSRILYVSGHALESSLQPDNCVPIKPWKMEADDTTLLDLIPFLDYVARHRPTDIRPVLESYKGHDIAKEFTERSKETQRRIQEQKQQGRLW